The proteins below come from a single Cervus elaphus chromosome 4, mCerEla1.1, whole genome shotgun sequence genomic window:
- the TLE7 gene encoding transducin-like enhancer protein 7, whose product MSEEKEEASFGVLPIYDEPEKRRDMPESPDASSQPEHRARSQLGEVCGPPEQPLGSPSQRGPAYQETTCVSPQQWAPQALDGSELPATRLSKAESEDAACGFNPPPGAEFGQPCPSPGPSEEVLSFLRAIPPVPDDVVVRQRAPHKSWKVGRLRHGKKVYAVAVSGSTHHVYTCGHGYIRVWDESALHAWDRAPQAQLNFQDRDSCVFTCKLFPDERSLITGGLSQTLTLWDLAPTPRVRAQLASTGPVCYSLALSSNAQICVACFKGFVEIWDLQNQILIRKHEVPIYGSQCVDITGNKFWTGGEDTKLYSWDLRSYQRLQQHDLRHEILSITHDPSEEWLLVGLRMSDIVIVHTHRKEKFKAVLQKYIYHHNLKFASCGSYFVATMNETIRCIAAPSLHRLFQVEESAHILCCDISSDNRYLVTGSKNSATVYQLLY is encoded by the exons ATGagtgaagagaaggaagaggcctCGTTCGGTGTGCTCCCAATTTATGATGAGCCTGAAAAGAGGAGGGACATGCCAGAGAGCCCTGATGCTTCCTCCCAGCCGGAGCACCGTGCGCGGTCTCAGCTGGGCGAGGTGTGCGGTCCCCCGGAACAGCCCCTGGGCTCCCCGAGTCAGCGTGGCCCAGCTTATCAAGAGACGACCTGTGTGAGTCCCCAGCAGTGGGCCCCCCAGGCCCTAGATGGATCTGAGCTGCCAGCCACTCGGCTCTCCAAGGCAGAATCCGAAGATGCAGCGTGTGGTTTCAA CCCCCCACCAGGAGCGGAGTTTG GTCAGCCTTGTCCTTCGCCTGGTCCCAGTGAAGAAGTCTTGTCATTCCTCAGAGCAATT CCTCCCGTTCCAGATGATGTGGTGGTTAGGCAGAGGGCCCCACATAAGTCCTGGAAGGTCGGCCGACTCCGCCACGGGAAGAAAGTCTATGCAGTGGCCGTCAGTGGCTCCACTCACCACGTGTACACGTGTGGCCACGGCTACATCAGAGTGTGGGATGAGAGTGCTCTGCATGCCTGGGACCGGGCGCCCCAGGCCCAGCTCAACTTCCAG GACCGTGACAGCTGTGTCTTCACCTGCAAGCTGTTCCCCGATGAGCGGAGCCTGATCACGGGGGGTCTGTCCCAGACCCTGACACTTTGGGACTTGGCGCCCACCCCCCGTGTCAGGGCACAACTGGCCTCCACTGGCCCCGTGTGCTATTCCCTGGCGCTATCCTCCAATGCCCAGATCTGCGTGGCttgtttcaaaggatttgttgAAATTTGGGATTTACAGAACCAAATCTTGATCAG GAAGCATGAAGTCCCCATATACGGATCCCAGTGTGTGGACATCACGGGCAATAAGTTCTGGACGGGAGGTGAAGACACCAAACTATACTCCTGGGACCTGAGGAGCTACCAGAGGCTGCAGCAACATGATTTACGGCATGAG ATCCTCAGCATCACCCATGACCCGAGTGAGGAGTGGTTGCTAGTAGGCTTGAGAATGAGTGACATCGTAATCGTGCACACACACCGGAAGGAAAAGTTTAAGGCTGTCCTACAGAAATACATCTACCATCACAATCTCAAGTTTGCCTCCTGTG GGAGCTATTTTGTGGCCACAATGAATGAGACGATCCGCTGCATAGCTGCACCTTCTCTGCATAGATTGTTTCAG GTAGAGGAGTCCGCACACATCCTGTGTTGTGACATATCTTCTGACAATCGGTATCTGGTCACGGGCTCCAAGAATAGTGCCACGGTTTACCAGCTCTTGTATTGA